Within Methyloterricola oryzae, the genomic segment CTCCTCGTACTCCGCCGTACCGTCGTAGAGGTAAGGAAAATCGCGGAACACCGTGATGCGCAGCCGCGCCAGATCGGCGAGCCAGGGCCCCAGTTCCGGGCCGGGCAAGTGCTTGATGCTGATGCCGCTCATGGAGCTCAGCCCTGGCTGACCTGGGCGATCCAGTCTTCCAGGTTGTAGTAGTTGGTGATGCGGGCCACCTTGCCATCGCGCACGTCAAAGAAGGCGCCGGCCGGCAGCCGGTATTTCTGGCCCTTGGCGGCGGGCAGGCCCTCGTCGGTCACCAGGTATTCGCCGAGCACCACGAACTCGGCCGCCGCCCGCGTGCCATCCTCCGTCGCCATGATGACCATGTCCACCAACTGCTCCTTGTAGTTGCGGTTCATGCGGCCCATGAACGCACGGAACGCCTCTTTGCCGGTTTCGCGTGCGCCCTGGTTGATGTCGTGCACCACATCGTCGGTGAGCAAGCCGAGGAAGGTCTCCATGTCGCCCGCGTTGAAGGCGGCATAGTAGTTCTGAATGAGGCTGATCGTTTCTTTATTCATGGCTTCATCTACCGGTTGATTGACAACGGCTCGGCCATCGCGGGATGGCGGAAACAGAAAAGTCGGGTACTTTAATGGAAACGGCCAGCCCTGTCGATACGGCTTACGGGCTTGACGCTCCGGGGTTTACGAAGGCGGGCGCCGGGCGATGACCTTGCCCACCACGGTCCCGCGGGCGAGCTTGGCCTCGATCAATTCGCCCTCGGCGATCTCGGCGCTATCACGCAGGATGCTTCCGTCCGCCTGGCGCGTGACGATGGCGTAACCCCGCTGAAGCGTGGCCAGCGGGCTGACGGCGTGCAGGGTTTCGCACAGTTTGGCGCTTGCAAGGCGTGCGGCTTCGAGGCGGCGCTCCATGCCAGACGCGAGACTGCGCCGCAAGCCGCGGATGCGATCCTCCAGAACGGGCAGGCGCTGTCCGGGATGGCTGCGGTGAAGCCGCGCCACCAGGGCCTCCAACCGTAACGCGCGCAAGCGCTCCGCCGTCCGCTGCACCCGCCGCAAACGCAGTTCCAGTTCGTCCAGGCGCTGGGCGTTACGCTGGATCTGACGGACCGGATGGGCCTGCCGCAAGCGCTTGTGGATGAAGCCCAGGGTATCGCTCTGCCGCTGCAGACCCCGTCGCAACTGGCGCAGCAGCCGGTTTTCCAGGCTGGCCACCCGCTCCAGCCACTCGGTCCGCTCGGGGCTGACCGCCTCGGCGGCGGCGGAAGGCGTCGCCGCGCGAAGATCCGCCACCAGATCGGCGATGGTCACGTCCACTTCGTGGCCGACGCCGGACACCAGGGGCGTGCGGCAGGCAAAGATGGCCCGCGCCACGATTTCCTCGTTGAAGGGCCACAGGTCTTCAAGGCTACCGCCGCCCCGCGCGAGGATGAGGACATCGCACAATCCACTGCGGTCGGCCAGGGCAATGGCGCGTGCGATATCCTGGGCGGCCTCGTTTCCCTGCACCCGGGCCGGAAACAGGATCACCGGAAGAGCCGGGAAGCGCCGGCGCAGCACCGTCAGAATGTCGTGCACCGCCGCGCCGCTAGGGGAGGTGATGACGCCGATGCGGCGCGGCAGAGAAGGCAGCGGCCGCTTTTTGTCGTGGGCGAACAGGCCTTCGGCGTCCAGCCGCCGCTTCAAGGCCTCGAAGGCGCGGCGCAGCGCGCCGTCACCCAACTCTTCCAGCCGATCCACCACCAATTGGTAATCGCCGCGCGGCTCGTACAGGCTCACCTGGGCACGCACCAGCACGCTGGCTCCGTTGGCCAGGCGCGTCCCCAATCCGCGCGCACTGCCGCGGAACATGGCGCAGCGCACCTGGGCGTCGCGATCCTTCAGGGTGAAATAGAGATGGCCGGACGAAGGGGTGGCCAGGTTGGAGATTTCGCCCTCGACCCAAACCGTGCCGAAATGGCTGCTCAGCGCCAGTCTGGCGCTGCCGTTGAGTTCCGAAACGGTCCAGACTCGCCGTTCCTGCGCATCATCCTGCTGCATGCCGCGAACGCGCGCTCAGTCGTCCAGGGCCGCGCGCTTAAAGCGGTGAATGGCGCGGCGGCCCTTCTTGTCGGGCCGCTCATCCGGCGCGATATGGTGCTCCTTGTCCAAACGCCTGCGCTCCAGTTCCGCCTGGCGCTTTTG encodes:
- a CDS encoding ketosteroid isomerase-related protein, with amino-acid sequence MNKETISLIQNYYAAFNAGDMETFLGLLTDDVVHDINQGARETGKEAFRAFMGRMNRNYKEQLVDMVIMATEDGTRAAAEFVVLGEYLVTDEGLPAAKGQKYRLPAGAFFDVRDGKVARITNYYNLEDWIAQVSQG
- the xseA gene encoding exodeoxyribonuclease VII large subunit, with the translated sequence MQQDDAQERRVWTVSELNGSARLALSSHFGTVWVEGEISNLATPSSGHLYFTLKDRDAQVRCAMFRGSARGLGTRLANGASVLVRAQVSLYEPRGDYQLVVDRLEELGDGALRRAFEALKRRLDAEGLFAHDKKRPLPSLPRRIGVITSPSGAAVHDILTVLRRRFPALPVILFPARVQGNEAAQDIARAIALADRSGLCDVLILARGGGSLEDLWPFNEEIVARAIFACRTPLVSGVGHEVDVTIADLVADLRAATPSAAAEAVSPERTEWLERVASLENRLLRQLRRGLQRQSDTLGFIHKRLRQAHPVRQIQRNAQRLDELELRLRRVQRTAERLRALRLEALVARLHRSHPGQRLPVLEDRIRGLRRSLASGMERRLEAARLASAKLCETLHAVSPLATLQRGYAIVTRQADGSILRDSAEIAEGELIEAKLARGTVVGKVIARRPPS